The DNA window GCGTGGGTGGAACTCGCACCCCGGCGGGATCCTGGCGAGGTTGGGAGGCTGCCCCGGGATCGGGTCCAGCCGGCGGCCTTTGTGATCAGCGCGCGGGATCGAGCGCATCAACCCGAGCGTGTAGGGGTGCGCCGGCTGTGCGTACACGTCGTGGATGGGACCGCGCTCCATGGCCCGCCCCGCGTACATGACCACGACCTCGTCCGCGACCTCGGCGACGACTCCCAGGTCGTGCGTGATCAGGATCATGCCCATGCCGGTCTGTTCCTGGAGATCGGCTAGGAGCTGCATGATCTGGGCCTGCACCGTCACGTCGAGGGCGGTGGTCGGCTCGTCGGCGATGAGGATGTCCGGGTCGAGTGCCAACGCCATCGCGATCATCACCCGCTGGCGCATCCCACCGGAGAACTGGTGCGGGTAGTCGTCGAGCCGGCGGCGGGCGTTGGGGATGCGTACTCGGTCCATCAGCTCCGCGGCTCGGGCGCGGGCGTCCTGGCGGCGCATGCCCCGGTGGACGCGGAACATCTCCGCGATCTGGAACCCGACCGTGAAGACCGGGTTGAGCGCCGCGAGGGCGTCCTGGAAGATCATCGCGATGCGCTGCCCGCGGATGCGGCGCATCTGCCGTTCCGGCAGGCGGAGCAGGTCAACGCCACGGTAGACGACCTGACCCCCGGT is part of the Actinomycetota bacterium genome and encodes:
- a CDS encoding ABC transporter ATP-binding protein codes for the protein MATTTDGLAFDHSGSDAAEHLLEVRDLGVEFRTRHGLVQAVNGLSYSLDPSQTLAILGESGSGKTVSAHAVMGIIDSPPGYVTGGQVVYRGVDLLRLPERQMRRIRGQRIAMIFQDALAALNPVFTVGFQIAEMFRVHRGMRRQDARARAAELMDRVRIPNARRRLDDYPHQFSGGMRQRVMIAMALALDPDILIADEPTTALDVTVQAQIMQLLADLQEQTGMGMILITHDLGVVAEVADEVVVMYAGRAMERGPIHDVYAQPAHPYTLGLMRSIPRADHKGRRLDPIPGQPPNLARIPPGCEFHPRCPYARDVCVERRPPLFDVDSGRASACHFYEEILNRDG